The following are encoded in a window of Staphylospora marina genomic DNA:
- a CDS encoding CPBP family intramembrane glutamic endopeptidase, with the protein MTMLGMAIWVPALLALLLLVIDVRKLLARWIPIDPENRVHTGALTLSMLIVICSGLTLSIGMENLSLAVPSLDFWEAMAFLRFQNLLLLMLSLLGVGWLIRRSGQEVLKRLGFTQPSPGAVFRGVVVGLVLTVVAAFADQLASNVQWQYDLYVELLTEKWTGPLLTSPMGILSLGLAAIGEETLFRGALQPRFGLLLTSVLFTLFHFHYGLSVATLVVLLLGLCLGWVRQREGMVMCMVIHATYNIGSGVWSLYMGSLRKNRPGGSEETHAKRMR; encoded by the coding sequence ATGACCATGCTCGGAATGGCTATATGGGTTCCGGCACTGCTCGCCCTGTTGCTGCTCGTTATCGATGTTCGCAAACTCCTGGCCCGATGGATCCCCATTGATCCGGAAAACCGTGTGCACACCGGTGCCCTGACACTGAGCATGTTGATCGTCATCTGTTCAGGATTGACGCTTTCCATCGGAATGGAGAATCTCAGCCTGGCCGTCCCCTCCCTTGACTTTTGGGAAGCGATGGCTTTCCTGCGGTTTCAGAATCTTCTGCTCTTGATGCTTTCGCTGCTTGGCGTCGGTTGGCTCATCCGCCGAAGCGGGCAAGAAGTCCTGAAGCGGCTAGGATTCACCCAACCTTCCCCCGGAGCCGTCTTCAGAGGAGTGGTTGTCGGTCTGGTCCTGACGGTGGTGGCGGCGTTTGCGGATCAACTGGCTTCCAACGTTCAATGGCAGTATGACCTATATGTCGAATTGTTGACGGAAAAATGGACGGGACCTCTTCTTACATCCCCGATGGGCATTCTGAGCCTCGGGCTGGCAGCCATTGGAGAAGAAACCCTGTTTCGGGGAGCCCTTCAACCTCGCTTCGGACTGCTCTTGACCTCGGTCCTGTTCACCCTCTTCCACTTCCATTACGGCCTCTCCGTTGCCACCTTGGTGGTGCTCCTGCTGGGGCTGTGTCTCGGATGGGTGCGGCAGCGTGAGGGGATGGTGATGTGCATGGTGATCCACGCCACGTACAACATCGGATCGGGAGTATGGAGCCTGTACATGGGCTCGTTACGAAAAAACCGACCCGGGGGGTCGGAAGAGACACATGCGAAGCGAATGAGATGA
- a CDS encoding GNAT family N-acetyltransferase, with amino-acid sequence MKEKSNIGIRPPLTGEDRQWLRDLWVSEWGGETMVTRGKTHHVGDLEAFIAWDNETRVGAATYHPGTEEWELLSLNATVGGSGIGTMLLTAFEQAARQAGVRRVWLITSNDNLDALRFYQRRGYRIVAVHPGAIDEARKRKPAIPLVGSYNIPIHDELELEKKL; translated from the coding sequence ATGAAGGAAAAAAGCAACATCGGCATCCGTCCCCCGTTGACCGGAGAAGACCGGCAATGGCTGAGGGATTTGTGGGTGTCCGAGTGGGGCGGAGAAACGATGGTGACAAGAGGAAAGACACATCACGTTGGGGACTTGGAGGCTTTCATTGCATGGGACAATGAGACCCGTGTCGGTGCGGCGACCTATCACCCGGGGACAGAGGAATGGGAGCTTTTGAGTCTCAACGCCACGGTTGGCGGTTCGGGGATCGGAACCATGCTTCTGACCGCCTTTGAACAGGCCGCCCGTCAAGCCGGGGTGCGCCGGGTATGGCTGATCACTTCCAACGACAATTTGGATGCGTTGCGTTTCTATCAACGTCGCGGATACCGGATCGTCGCGGTGCATCCCGGCGCCATTGATGAGGCACGCAAACGGAAGCCCGCGATTCCCTTGGTGGGATCTTACAACATCCCCATCCATGACGAACTGGAACTGGAAAAGAAGCTGTAA
- a CDS encoding thymidine kinase, whose product MKHEHPHLARRGWIELICGGMFSGKSEELIRRITRARIAKLRVQAFKPAIDNRYHQEAIASHNGWMAEAKAVTSAAEILEHVLEDTDVVAIDEIQFFEPEIVHVCQQLADSGKRVICAGLDQDFRGEPFGPTPVLLAVAESVTKLQAICVICGGPASRTQRLINGRPAAPDQPVILVGASEQYEARCRHCHELPESSNG is encoded by the coding sequence ATGAAACATGAACATCCTCACCTCGCGCGCCGAGGTTGGATTGAATTGATCTGCGGCGGGATGTTTTCGGGCAAAAGCGAGGAGTTGATCCGTCGAATCACGCGGGCACGGATCGCGAAGTTGAGGGTCCAGGCGTTCAAGCCGGCGATCGACAATCGCTATCATCAGGAGGCGATCGCTTCGCACAACGGATGGATGGCCGAGGCCAAGGCCGTCACGTCCGCGGCCGAGATCCTGGAACATGTGTTGGAAGATACCGATGTGGTGGCCATCGATGAAATCCAGTTTTTCGAACCGGAGATCGTACATGTTTGCCAACAGCTGGCTGACTCGGGAAAACGGGTGATTTGCGCGGGACTGGATCAGGATTTCCGCGGAGAACCGTTCGGACCGACGCCGGTGTTGCTGGCGGTGGCGGAATCCGTCACCAAGTTGCAGGCCATTTGCGTGATCTGCGGCGGACCCGCCAGCCGGACGCAGCGGTTGATCAACGGTCGTCCCGCCGCTCCGGATCAACCGGTGATTCTGGTGGGAGCTTCGGAGCAGTACGAAGCCCGTTGCCGTCATTGTCATGAACTGCCGGAGAGCTCAAACGGTTGA
- the rpmE gene encoding 50S ribosomal protein L31, whose amino-acid sequence MKAGIHPAYKLTTVTCACGNTFETGSTVENLRVDICSECHPFYTGKQKIVNKGGRVDRFKKKYNLK is encoded by the coding sequence ATGAAAGCAGGCATTCATCCGGCTTACAAGCTGACGACCGTCACCTGTGCGTGTGGAAATACATTCGAAACCGGATCCACCGTGGAAAATCTGCGCGTTGACATTTGCTCCGAGTGCCATCCGTTCTACACCGGCAAACAGAAAATCGTGAACAAGGGCGGACGCGTCGATCGTTTCAAGAAGAAATACAATCTGAAATAA
- a CDS encoding M23 family metallopeptidase yields MSSKRALVAASLAVCSASASWLAGSGKHPVYAREAVPGLDQGDEKEAVHGVTGYLLNPIFLASDGQLAARAETTPLTWQVKKGDTLTKISGLFGVSVGELAAYNRLPDPDLLRVNQELKIPLCRKWVPLKGGDTAESLAKEHKTTPWLILWLNPALKNPETMHPGQLVAVPYRLEEQKTAVYRSVAKQKKTRKKSSVRLADLPDLNLGPVSFSWPVRGSITSKFGWRSGRQHKGIDIWSSARSNALIRAAAPGVVKEAGYSGNYGNIVVIDHGGGWTTAYAHLSRIGVSKGETVERGRVIGNMGRSGNATGYHLHFEVRKDGRPINPLSVLGK; encoded by the coding sequence ATGTCTTCCAAACGAGCGCTGGTTGCCGCATCTCTGGCGGTCTGTTCCGCTTCGGCGTCTTGGCTCGCGGGATCCGGCAAGCATCCCGTGTATGCCAGGGAAGCCGTCCCGGGGTTGGACCAGGGTGATGAGAAAGAAGCGGTGCACGGTGTGACCGGGTACCTGCTCAATCCCATCTTCTTGGCTTCGGATGGGCAATTGGCCGCAAGGGCGGAAACCACACCGCTCACCTGGCAAGTGAAGAAAGGAGATACACTGACCAAAATCAGCGGCCTGTTCGGAGTTTCCGTCGGGGAACTGGCGGCATACAACCGCTTGCCGGATCCTGATTTGCTGAGAGTGAACCAGGAGCTGAAGATTCCGCTTTGCCGCAAATGGGTGCCGCTGAAAGGCGGCGATACCGCGGAGAGCCTTGCCAAGGAGCACAAAACGACTCCGTGGCTGATTCTGTGGCTCAACCCGGCCCTGAAGAATCCGGAAACCATGCATCCCGGACAGCTGGTGGCTGTCCCGTACCGGTTGGAAGAGCAGAAAACCGCGGTGTACCGTTCCGTGGCAAAACAGAAGAAAACGCGCAAGAAAAGCAGTGTCCGCCTTGCCGATCTTCCCGACCTGAACCTGGGACCGGTGTCATTCAGTTGGCCGGTCAGGGGAAGCATCACGAGCAAATTCGGCTGGAGATCGGGGCGGCAGCACAAAGGGATCGACATCTGGAGTTCGGCCCGTTCCAACGCGCTGATCCGGGCGGCTGCACCCGGCGTGGTCAAGGAAGCCGGGTATTCGGGCAATTACGGGAACATCGTGGTCATCGATCACGGCGGGGGATGGACCACGGCCTATGCTCACCTCAGCCGGATCGGGGTGAGCAAGGGAGAAACCGTTGAGCGGGGCCGCGTGATCGGAAACATGGGACGGTCCGGGAACGCGACCGGATATCATCTGCACTTTGAGGTCAGAAAAGACGGCCGGCCGATCAATCCTCTCTCGGTGTTGGGCAAGTAA
- the rho gene encoding transcription termination factor Rho — MTDGLTISELENRRLVDLYKLAKEYQIPYYSQMKKKELIFAILKAKAERDGLMFMEGVLDVLPEGYGFLRPMNYMPSSEDIYISASQIRRFDLRTGDLVSGKVRPPKENERYFGLLHVEAVNGEDPNHAAERLHFASLTPLYPQKRLILETTPDRISTRMMDLIAPVGLGQRGLIVAQPKAGKTMLLKEIANSISENYPDIELFVLLIDERPEEVTDMQRSVKAEVVSSTFDELPEHHIKVAELVLERAQRLVEHKKDVVILMDSITRLARAYNLVIPPSGRTLSGGIDPAALHRPKRFFGAARNVEEGGSLTILATALVETGSRMDDVIYEEFKGTGNLELHLDRKLAERRIFPAIDVRRSGTRREDLLLSKQELEKLWQLRKSLGDSPDVTEALIKRLKNTKTNADFFASLEPKTVKQASSVS, encoded by the coding sequence ATGACGGACGGACTAACAATCAGCGAACTGGAAAACCGCCGGTTGGTGGATCTGTACAAACTGGCGAAGGAATATCAGATTCCTTACTATTCCCAAATGAAAAAGAAAGAGCTCATCTTCGCCATTTTGAAGGCAAAAGCGGAGCGAGACGGTCTGATGTTCATGGAAGGCGTGCTGGACGTGCTGCCGGAGGGATACGGATTCCTCAGGCCGATGAATTACATGCCTTCATCGGAAGACATATACATATCCGCCTCCCAGATCCGACGGTTTGACTTGCGAACGGGCGATTTGGTGTCCGGCAAGGTACGTCCGCCGAAAGAAAACGAACGGTACTTCGGACTTCTGCACGTGGAAGCGGTGAACGGCGAAGACCCCAATCACGCCGCGGAACGTCTGCATTTTGCCTCCCTGACACCGCTTTATCCGCAAAAACGCCTCATTCTCGAAACCACGCCGGATCGAATCTCCACCCGGATGATGGATCTGATCGCGCCGGTCGGTCTCGGCCAACGCGGTCTGATCGTTGCCCAGCCCAAAGCGGGAAAAACCATGCTTCTCAAGGAAATCGCCAACAGCATTTCCGAGAACTACCCGGACATTGAGCTGTTTGTGTTGCTGATCGATGAACGCCCCGAAGAAGTGACCGACATGCAACGGTCCGTCAAAGCGGAAGTGGTGAGTTCCACCTTTGACGAATTGCCGGAGCACCACATCAAAGTGGCGGAACTGGTGCTTGAACGTGCCCAACGACTGGTGGAGCACAAAAAAGACGTGGTGATCCTGATGGACAGCATCACCCGCCTCGCCCGGGCGTACAATCTGGTCATTCCGCCCAGCGGCAGAACCCTTTCCGGCGGGATCGACCCGGCCGCGTTGCATCGGCCGAAGCGCTTTTTCGGTGCGGCCCGCAACGTGGAGGAAGGGGGCAGCCTGACCATCCTGGCCACGGCGCTGGTGGAGACGGGTTCACGAATGGATGACGTGATTTACGAGGAATTCAAGGGAACGGGGAACCTCGAGCTCCATCTGGACCGCAAACTGGCCGAGCGGCGGATTTTCCCGGCCATCGACGTGCGCCGTTCCGGAACGCGTCGGGAAGACTTGCTGCTCTCCAAACAGGAACTGGAAAAGCTGTGGCAACTGCGAAAATCCCTCGGAGATTCTCCGGATGTGACCGAGGCGCTCATCAAGCGGCTGAAAAACACGAAGACCAATGCCGATTTTTTCGCTTCGCTGGAGCCGAAAACGGTGAAGCAGGCTTCATCCGTGTCCTGA
- the glpX gene encoding class II fructose-bisphosphatase, translating to MERSLTMELVRVTEAAAIASARWMGYGKKDEADGAATEAMRAVFDTIPMRGTVVIGEGEMDEAPMLYIGEKLGMDTGPELDVAVDPLEGTNIVAKGLWNAISVVAVADRGCLLHAPDMYMDKLAVGPKAVGQVDIDAPVEDNLKAVARATGKDVEDLVAVVLDRPRHARLIEEIRKAGARIKLIPDGDVAAAIHTGFPDTGVDILFGSGGAPEGVLAAVALKCLGGEIQGRLLPQTKEEMERCLKMGIKDPGKVLRMEDLVKGDDAIFAATGVTDGELLRGVRYQGSIATTHSVVMRAKTGTVRFMDGTHRLEKKPNLVL from the coding sequence ATGGAACGCAGTTTGACCATGGAACTGGTTCGCGTCACGGAGGCGGCGGCCATCGCCTCCGCCCGCTGGATGGGGTACGGCAAGAAAGATGAGGCGGACGGTGCGGCCACCGAGGCGATGCGAGCCGTCTTCGACACGATCCCGATGCGCGGGACGGTCGTGATCGGCGAGGGAGAGATGGATGAGGCTCCCATGTTGTACATCGGCGAGAAATTGGGAATGGATACGGGGCCCGAACTGGATGTGGCCGTCGATCCGCTCGAAGGAACCAACATCGTGGCCAAAGGCCTGTGGAATGCCATTTCCGTCGTGGCGGTCGCCGACCGGGGGTGTCTGCTGCACGCCCCGGACATGTACATGGACAAGTTGGCGGTGGGGCCGAAAGCCGTGGGTCAGGTTGACATTGACGCACCCGTGGAAGACAATTTGAAAGCGGTGGCCCGTGCCACCGGCAAAGATGTGGAAGACTTGGTGGCCGTGGTGCTGGACCGTCCCAGACATGCCCGGCTGATCGAAGAGATCCGCAAGGCAGGGGCGCGCATCAAGCTGATTCCCGACGGAGACGTGGCTGCGGCCATTCACACCGGCTTTCCGGACACCGGGGTGGACATCCTGTTCGGTTCCGGAGGTGCGCCGGAAGGAGTGCTGGCGGCCGTGGCGCTCAAGTGTCTCGGAGGGGAAATCCAGGGACGTCTGCTTCCCCAAACGAAGGAAGAGATGGAGCGCTGCCTGAAAATGGGGATCAAGGATCCGGGCAAAGTGTTGCGGATGGAAGATTTGGTCAAAGGGGACGACGCCATTTTCGCGGCCACCGGCGTGACGGACGGGGAGCTGCTTCGCGGCGTCCGCTATCAGGGCAGCATCGCCACCACCCATTCCGTGGTCATGCGCGCCAAGACCGGAACCGTCCGCTTCATGGACGGAACGCACCGTCTGGAGAAAAAACCCAACCTGGTGCTGTGA
- a CDS encoding UDP-N-acetylglucosamine 1-carboxyvinyltransferase yields MGKWIIQGGKPLVGTVTISGSAKSALAMIPAALLADSPSVLENVPMVGDVERYIELLQELDATVSVDRGNRTLTIDPSLVPKSPVHIRHPLWSSLYLIGALLGRFGKVSARLANAGYLTPHLDQHLKGFEAMGANVVLRGDRLEIEADRLKGARIYLDVVSPYATINIMLAAMGAEGKTVIENAAKDPEVIDVATFLSAMGAEVKGAGTDVIRVEGNRRLKGACHALIPDRFEAGMWMIAAAATGGEVRMEPVIPEHLESVAAKLKEMGAGIRGEDEAVIVSGRKGYGAVDVKTHPYPGFPADLQPSFSSLLIRSSGTSLIVDNIFSRFHHAPELRKMGAKLKVEGRAAVIEGESRLYPTSLQIRDPETGVALLIAALQTEGISELNGTETLGRRLENLKAKLAGLGVRFRAESA; encoded by the coding sequence ATGGGCAAATGGATCATCCAAGGTGGAAAGCCGCTTGTCGGAACGGTCACGATCAGCGGGTCGGCGAAAAGTGCACTTGCCATGATACCCGCCGCACTTTTGGCCGATTCGCCGTCCGTGCTGGAAAACGTCCCGATGGTCGGTGACGTGGAGCGGTACATCGAACTCCTTCAGGAATTGGATGCGACGGTATCCGTGGACCGCGGCAATCGGACCCTCACCATCGACCCCTCTTTGGTGCCGAAATCACCGGTGCATATCCGCCATCCGCTCTGGTCCTCCCTGTATCTCATCGGAGCCTTGCTCGGACGATTCGGAAAGGTGTCCGCCCGGTTGGCCAATGCCGGCTATCTGACGCCCCATCTGGACCAGCATCTGAAGGGATTTGAAGCGATGGGAGCGAATGTGGTGCTGCGGGGAGACCGGCTTGAGATCGAAGCGGACCGGCTGAAAGGGGCCCGGATCTACCTGGATGTGGTGAGCCCGTACGCCACCATCAACATCATGCTCGCCGCCATGGGAGCCGAGGGGAAAACGGTGATCGAAAATGCCGCCAAGGATCCCGAAGTGATCGATGTGGCCACGTTCCTGTCGGCCATGGGGGCCGAAGTCAAGGGAGCGGGAACCGACGTCATTCGCGTGGAGGGAAACCGTCGGCTCAAAGGGGCTTGTCACGCCCTCATTCCCGATCGGTTTGAAGCGGGAATGTGGATGATCGCCGCGGCCGCCACGGGCGGGGAAGTGCGGATGGAGCCGGTGATTCCCGAACATCTCGAGTCAGTGGCTGCAAAATTGAAAGAAATGGGTGCCGGCATCCGCGGGGAAGATGAAGCCGTCATCGTGTCGGGACGGAAAGGCTACGGCGCCGTCGACGTGAAAACCCACCCCTATCCCGGATTCCCGGCCGATCTGCAACCTTCGTTTTCATCGCTTCTCATCCGTTCATCGGGAACCAGTCTGATCGTGGACAACATTTTCTCCAGGTTTCATCATGCTCCGGAGCTCCGCAAAATGGGAGCGAAACTCAAGGTGGAGGGAAGAGCCGCCGTCATCGAAGGGGAAAGCCGTCTCTATCCGACTTCCCTTCAGATTCGCGATCCCGAGACCGGAGTCGCTTTGCTCATTGCGGCGCTGCAGACGGAAGGAATTTCCGAACTCAACGGAACGGAGACGTTGGGACGCCGATTGGAAAATCTGAAAGCCAAACTGGCCGGACTCGGCGTCCGGTTCCGAGCGGAATCTGCCTGA
- the fsa gene encoding fructose-6-phosphate aldolase, protein MKFFLDTAIVDEIRRVNEWGILAGVTTNPTLVAKSGRPFEEVLREILEIVDGPVSAEVMSRDAGGMIEEGERWAAFSENVTIKVPMTTEGLKAVHHFAKQGIKTNVTLIFSANQALMAARAGAAFVSPFVGRLDDIGHDGTALIREVAEIFRIHGIGTEIIAASVRHPVHVTQAALAGAHIATVPFKVMEQMTRHPLTDLGIEKFEADWKKAGFGK, encoded by the coding sequence GTGAAGTTCTTCTTGGACACGGCGATCGTCGATGAGATTCGCAGGGTGAACGAATGGGGCATTCTGGCGGGAGTGACGACCAACCCGACGCTGGTGGCCAAGTCGGGGCGCCCGTTTGAAGAAGTGCTCCGGGAAATCCTCGAAATCGTCGACGGACCCGTCAGTGCGGAAGTGATGAGCCGCGATGCCGGGGGAATGATTGAAGAAGGCGAACGGTGGGCCGCATTCTCCGAAAACGTGACCATCAAAGTGCCGATGACGACGGAAGGTCTCAAGGCGGTCCATCATTTCGCAAAGCAGGGGATCAAAACCAACGTGACACTCATTTTTTCCGCCAATCAGGCACTGATGGCCGCACGGGCCGGTGCCGCGTTTGTCAGCCCGTTTGTCGGACGGCTGGATGACATCGGGCATGACGGAACGGCGCTGATCCGTGAAGTGGCGGAAATTTTCCGGATTCACGGGATCGGAACGGAAATCATTGCCGCCAGCGTCCGGCATCCGGTGCACGTGACACAGGCGGCGTTGGCGGGAGCGCACATCGCCACCGTCCCCTTCAAGGTGATGGAACAGATGACCCGCCATCCTCTGACCGATCTCGGAATCGAGAAATTCGAAGCTGACTGGAAAAAAGCCGGTTTCGGCAAATGA
- a CDS encoding class II fructose-1,6-bisphosphate aldolase — MPLVSMNAFLPRAKKEGFAVGQFNMNNLEYVQAIIEAAKEERSPLIFGASEGAIKYMGLNNVVALAKVAARESGLPVALHLDHGSSFEMVMKCIRAGFSSVMFDGSHYPFEENIRLTKKVVEAAHAVGVSVEGELGTIGGVEDDLNVAEEDAMLADPDEAIRFWEETRVDALAIAVGTAHGMYKGEPKIRFDIIEKVAKNIEAPIVLHGGSGVPDESIRKAVSLGVGKINVNTENQVAQTNVVRELLAKNPDMIDPRKYLGPAREAIKEVVKGKMRLFGSSGKA, encoded by the coding sequence ATGCCGCTTGTTTCCATGAACGCATTTTTGCCTCGCGCCAAAAAAGAAGGCTTTGCCGTCGGGCAATTCAATATGAATAACCTGGAATATGTGCAAGCCATCATCGAGGCCGCGAAGGAAGAACGTTCCCCGCTCATTTTCGGCGCAAGCGAAGGCGCCATCAAGTACATGGGTCTGAACAACGTGGTGGCTCTCGCCAAAGTGGCCGCACGTGAATCCGGCCTTCCGGTGGCGCTTCACCTTGACCACGGCAGCAGTTTCGAAATGGTCATGAAGTGCATTCGCGCCGGATTTTCTTCCGTCATGTTTGACGGTTCGCACTATCCGTTCGAAGAAAACATCCGCCTGACCAAAAAGGTGGTGGAAGCCGCCCATGCCGTCGGGGTTTCCGTCGAGGGCGAGCTGGGAACCATCGGAGGCGTGGAGGACGACCTGAACGTGGCGGAAGAAGACGCCATGCTGGCCGATCCGGATGAAGCGATCCGCTTCTGGGAAGAAACCCGTGTCGACGCCCTGGCGATCGCGGTGGGCACCGCTCACGGCATGTACAAGGGCGAACCGAAAATCCGCTTTGACATCATTGAAAAAGTGGCGAAAAACATCGAGGCGCCGATCGTGCTGCACGGCGGTTCCGGCGTGCCGGACGAGTCGATCCGGAAAGCGGTTTCACTCGGCGTCGGCAAGATCAACGTGAACACCGAAAACCAGGTGGCACAAACGAATGTGGTTCGCGAGCTGCTGGCCAAAAATCCGGACATGATCGATCCTCGGAAATATCTGGGTCCGGCCCGCGAAGCCATCAAGGAAGTCGTCAAGGGCAAAATGCGCCTGTTCGGAAGCTCGGGCAAGGCCTGA
- a CDS encoding 3-keto-5-aminohexanoate cleavage protein: MDKLIITAALVGAEVTREDTPWLPVTPEEIAEAAMEAREAGAAIAHIHVRDDAGNPTQDREVYRRAIELIRRKTDIIIQVSTGGAVGMSAEERLQPVSLKPEMASLTTGTVNFGNGVFMNPPDMIERFAEEFERYNVAPEFEIFEAGMVENALRLVRKGYFKDRHLHFDFVMGVPGGIPATADHLLHLVRQLPPGATWTVAGVGRHQLPMSALGIVLGGHVRVGLEDNIYYRKGELATNAQLVRRVVRIAREMEREVATPDEARKMLGLV; the protein is encoded by the coding sequence ATGGACAAGTTGATCATCACGGCAGCGTTGGTGGGGGCCGAGGTCACCCGTGAAGACACTCCCTGGCTTCCGGTCACCCCCGAGGAGATCGCCGAAGCCGCCATGGAGGCGAGGGAAGCGGGGGCGGCCATCGCCCACATCCATGTGCGTGACGATGCGGGGAATCCCACCCAGGATCGCGAGGTATACCGCCGGGCCATTGAATTGATTCGCAGGAAGACGGACATCATCATCCAGGTGTCCACGGGCGGAGCGGTGGGAATGAGCGCCGAAGAACGGCTTCAGCCCGTGTCGCTCAAGCCGGAGATGGCCTCGCTCACCACGGGAACGGTCAACTTCGGCAACGGGGTGTTCATGAATCCCCCGGACATGATTGAACGGTTTGCGGAGGAATTCGAACGGTACAACGTGGCCCCCGAATTTGAAATCTTCGAAGCGGGAATGGTGGAAAACGCGCTCAGGCTTGTCAGAAAGGGATATTTCAAGGACAGGCACCTGCATTTTGATTTCGTGATGGGGGTGCCCGGAGGAATTCCCGCCACCGCCGATCATTTGCTTCATCTGGTGCGGCAACTTCCGCCGGGTGCCACCTGGACCGTGGCGGGCGTGGGACGTCACCAGCTGCCGATGTCCGCGCTCGGCATCGTGCTGGGCGGTCACGTTCGGGTGGGGCTGGAAGACAACATTTATTACCGGAAGGGCGAGTTGGCCACGAACGCACAGCTGGTCAGGCGCGTGGTTCGCATTGCCCGGGAAATGGAGCGGGAAGTGGCCACCCCCGATGAAGCCCGGAAGATGCTCGGGCTCGTCTGA
- a CDS encoding hotdog domain-containing protein: MVEAKIRIRMSQSDAHYGGNLVDGARILSLFGDVATEILIRHDGDEGLFVAYDLVEFKAPVHAGDYIEAVGRLEKVGNTSRRIVFEAYKTIEAGIDPARPWKARVLEEPLLVARASGTCVVPKGR, encoded by the coding sequence ATGGTCGAAGCCAAAATCCGCATTCGCATGAGCCAGTCAGACGCCCATTACGGAGGCAATCTGGTGGATGGAGCAAGAATCCTTTCCCTGTTCGGGGATGTCGCCACCGAGATTCTGATTCGACATGACGGTGACGAAGGTTTGTTTGTTGCTTATGATCTCGTCGAATTCAAGGCACCCGTTCATGCCGGTGACTATATCGAGGCGGTGGGACGGCTTGAAAAAGTCGGGAACACCAGCCGTCGCATCGTCTTTGAAGCATACAAGACGATCGAAGCGGGCATCGACCCTGCCCGGCCGTGGAAAGCCCGTGTCCTGGAAGAGCCCCTCCTGGTCGCTCGGGCATCGGGTACCTGCGTGGTGCCGAAAGGTCGCTGA
- a CDS encoding response regulator, producing the protein MAKKILIVDDQYGIRLLLKEVFSKDDIEVFQASNGKQALEMIRTQQPDLILLDMKMPGMDGLELLRRLRRFDVRTKVIMMTAYGELDMVAEAKSLGALTHFTKPFDIEDLRQAVIRHLAS; encoded by the coding sequence ATGGCAAAAAAGATCTTGATCGTGGACGACCAGTATGGCATCCGTTTGCTGCTGAAAGAGGTCTTCTCGAAGGACGACATCGAAGTCTTTCAGGCCTCAAACGGAAAACAGGCACTGGAGATGATCCGGACCCAGCAGCCGGATCTGATCCTGTTGGACATGAAGATGCCGGGGATGGACGGGCTTGAGCTTCTGAGGCGACTCCGCCGGTTCGACGTCCGGACAAAAGTGATCATGATGACCGCTTACGGCGAACTGGACATGGTGGCCGAGGCGAAAAGCCTGGGGGCACTCACGCATTTCACCAAGCCGTTTGACATCGAAGATCTCCGCCAGGCAGTGATCCGCCATCTCGCGTCGTGA
- the kapD gene encoding 3'-5' exonuclease KapD has protein sequence MPEAGENARGFFAEIIEAGVVSVRNGQREASFGTFVRPEVNPVLTERCKEFLGITQEDVDGGIAFADLLKRLREWTGPDTRVVTWGNMDLHVLRKMCERVEESFPFHDDGIDLSMEYKRFYGDRNQTGLMKALSLYGRECDRRHHRALDDAMTTFEIFQLLEKDRSWLTKPEGNRIGDLIDLSKLKEGLA, from the coding sequence ATGCCGGAAGCGGGGGAAAATGCCCGCGGGTTTTTTGCGGAAATCATTGAAGCGGGTGTGGTGTCGGTCCGGAACGGACAGCGGGAAGCGTCATTCGGGACGTTTGTGCGTCCGGAAGTGAATCCGGTCCTGACCGAACGATGCAAGGAGTTCCTCGGGATCACCCAGGAAGACGTTGACGGAGGCATTGCTTTTGCCGATCTGCTGAAGCGGCTGAGGGAGTGGACCGGTCCCGACACGCGCGTGGTGACATGGGGGAACATGGACCTGCACGTGCTTCGCAAAATGTGCGAGCGGGTGGAGGAATCCTTTCCTTTTCATGATGACGGGATCGACCTGTCGATGGAATACAAGCGATTTTACGGCGACCGCAACCAGACGGGACTGATGAAGGCGCTCAGCCTGTACGGCCGCGAGTGCGACCGGCGGCATCACCGGGCACTGGATGATGCCATGACCACCTTCGAGATCTTCCAGCTGCTGGAGAAGGACCGGTCCTGGCTGACCAAGCCGGAGGGAAACCGGATCGGTGATTTGATCGATCTGTCGAAGCTGAAGGAAGGCCTGGCCTGA